TAAGAAAGGTATTTGTAGTTTGTGTAACAAGACAGGTGTTTAAACTTTTGTATATATAATAATGTTTTACCCACATCTTATATTCTATCTAAGAACAAAACACCATCATCAGCTCACAGTTCACTTTCCCGTCGAGTTTGTGGTTCATCTCTTATTTTACTGGCTTCAAGAAGACATAAATGTGGCAATTGTAAGGAGTGCATTACAAAAGGTAAGATGcatgcttttgtatttttttttttttttgcataggATAAAAGTAGGGTTGTTTAGTGCGAAAACTCACAACTACGATAGCATATAGATTGAATTAGATGAATTTTCGACATAAATAAAATCTAAATCAATTAATACTGTTTGAGTTGGTTTAGATCAGATTTAATGTACTTTTAGTCTTTTACCTTTGAAACTGGATCAAACCAATGATATTTGGGCTCGAAtccaataatgatatatacataccTCATTTGCTGTCAAATTCATGAGTTGATCGgatttctattaaaataataataaattagagatttaaagataaaaaaaactgTAAATGAGAACAAGATACCTAATAAGTAAAAAAAGTGAGCATTTTTATctaaacaaaacaaacataGATCTTTGGATTGAGACAATTTGGCATAGTTCAGATTTATAGTTTGGATTAGATATTCTTCTTCAAATTTAATATCTGAGCCGATCGGTTTAAAATtccaaaaattaaattcaaccGAACTCACAAAGTTAActcgaattttttttttgtcttcggATTAAGTTGAATTAAGTGGGTTGATTGGATTAACCCAACTCATGCGCTTCACAACGAGTAAATTAGCCACCGTTGGCACGTGAATAATTTTATCTCAAGACAAAAACTATTatactaattaataattattgtaGGTATCTAATCTAAAGGGGAAAGATAAACTGAGAAGTGAAAATGACCATTGTTGATTCAATTGCAATTGCAATTGCAATGATTCATCAAAACCTTAAATAATAAGTTGACATGGCACAATCAGAACCGTTGTCAATGGCAGTGAAAATGAAAGGCCAAAAAGATGAGAGTAGCAAGATAACACAAACAaacccaatttgatgtaaaCAAACACAAACCACTTCAATTACCATAAAATTCAACTCTTATCGTCGGTGTCTGTCACAGTATTCATCTCTCTTCTTTGTCTCACTGTACTGATAAACAAGCTCTTCAATTTCAACGTCGCATGCCCACCAAAGAAAACCCAATTTTTTCTCCAAAGTTCGAATCTTTTCACCCAATATATCCAAATCCACGAAACCCCATTTCCTGCAGATCTCGGTAACACCTCGTGATCTGGAATCTTGAATTTTGTATACTTCTGTTTTCCCCGGAACACTGCTTTCCGGGAAGGAACATGCGGCGGAGAGCGGCGGATTTTCGGAGGCCGGTGCGGAGGAGGGTTCCGGATGTGTTCTGGTGGGCATTGTGCTGCTCAGTGGTTCTTCTGTTCATCTATATTCTGAGTAAAGGGAATCAGATTGAGTCCAGACAGGTTTTGTCCAAGGTAATTGCTTTTGGAGTTTTTGTTGAAATTTTTAAGATTTGTGCTATTGGCTGCTGGAAATTGTGTGGgaaaattgagcaaaatgatttttttttagccTAGGTCTTAAAGGGTTTAATTTCTGTGAAGTTGATTTGTAGGGGATCTTTGATAGGTTGATGTTGGaaattgaatttgttttttataGTTTGCTTGACTGTGTGCCTTTAGGAGATTGTATCAGGCAAATGGCTTTTGCACTAGTTTGCTTGATATgccttttttctgttttttttttcttcttctggggCGTGAAAAGGGATTGATTGGTTTAGTTATTTGTCAATTTTTTGTGATCATGCTGTTGATccattactaattttttttttaggatAGAGTAAATGGCTTTTGTGTGAGCACCGAGATTGAGGAACGTTTAACTATTATCTGTTATTTGTTTCTCtgtctttcttcttcttaatgTCTTTGTCGGGTTTGAGATTGATAATTCAGTTTGGATTGTGATCCTCTACAGACTACAGTCACTGAATAGAACTacactattttttatttatattataaaatgATATACAGCAATGTTATGCTTGATCGAATGTTTTAAGTGCTGATTTTATTAAGACACCGAAACTTGCACAAGTTATTATTATCGGTTGCTACTTGCTAGTGTAACTTTCTAAGACTGACTGACATTGATTTTGCAAGTTCATAAAATATCTTTGAAAATGCCAAAGCCATTTACATATAGTAATCAAGTAAAATTGACATAGCCATGGGATTGGATTTTGATATATACAATGCTACTAGTATGTTCTCATGTTATTATAAACTTTTAAATGTGCTGAAGTTATATGGGAAACTTATTGCTTATTGGTAAAGCTTTTTTTTGCTACAGACACAATAGTGATATTTTCCTATGTTGCTCTTATTGTAAGTTATGCCATTTACATTTCATTTCCTTATTATTGAGAAAAACCGTTGTTCCCAATAAAGATATTTATTATAATCTATAAAGCTTAGATTTCAAAATTTCTTAAGAATTGATGTGTTGAATCCATATCTGGTGTCGATGCGTCTACGATATGCTTAGACACATATACTAGGAGTATCCTCCAATTCTTCATTTTTCAAAGTGAAATTATTGACAGATATGTTTGGGATACGATGTCAATACATTTGGGATATGAACTTCAAAAGCTTGCCTTAAAGCTTCTTGTACTTGTTCTTCATCATGTTGTGAGAGGAATTGGAGTAAATACTCTTTTATTCATTCTTTGGAGAGAAactaaatgaattaaaaaaatgaggAAACCTTTGTAGTTTTTGTGACATGTTTATatggaaaaaatatattttagtatGGACAAAGGAAATATATATCTCCATACTTTTTTATTATGATTACAATCATGGTAGTCAAAATCGGGAGTTTAATCACATAATCGTACGATTATGCGAACAGTGACCCCCCTCAGTGATTAATATTGCTTCCATAATCCCATTCTCCCATGTTGAATCCATATCTGGTGTCGATATGTACTATATGCTTAGATACATATGCTAGGAGTATCCTCcagttcttcattttttttaaaaataaactatTGACCGAGACGTTTGGGATATGGTTTCAATGCATCTGGGTATGAACTTGAAAAGCTTGCCTTAAAGCTTTTTGTACTTGTTCTTCATCATGTTGTGAAGGGAATTGGAGTAAATACTCTTTTATTCATTCTTTGAAGAGAAACTAAATGGATTAAAAAATGAGGAAACATTTGTAGTTTTTGTGACAGGTTTAtgggaataaaaaatattttagtatGGACGAAGGAAATGTATGTCTCCATACTTTTTGATTATGATTACAATCACGGTAGTCAAAATCGGGGTTTTATCGCATAATGTAATATTATGCGATCAATGACCCCCTCAGCAAGTGATATCACTTCCATAATCCCATTCTCCCGTAGTCGCAGCTTAATCATAGCTTTACTCTCTTAACTGAGCATAATTGCGATTATGGGAGATTATGCGATTAAGGGAGGATCTGAAAATTTTCAGGTTCGGCCCATTTTTTGTGCTCAAATCAGTTGGAGAAAACCCTAACTTCGCGACTCACTTCAAACGTTCTCATTTCGTGACCTCAATTCCCACACCCAGCAGTGGCGGGCTATGGCGAGCGCCTCCACCAGCGGCGACTGCGACGACGTCGACAGCAACCACTTCGCTGTGTTTGTTCTCTGTTCTGTTTTCAACCTCCTCTGTCGCTGTTTCAGCCTTGCAGCCTTGCAGCCTCCTCTGTTCTATCTTTTATTCTCTGTTGAGGTTGGAGTTTAGATTTAAGCTCTTTGTGGTCGTGGCTTATGTATGACATTCCTGTAAATTACGAGTTCTGTTTTATCAATTACGAGTTCTGTAAATTAAGTGTTTCGAGTCATTCAAAGTGTTTTTTGATATTTGTGCTATTTTGCATGTACACACACATAAATAGTAAATTTTATATATCTTACAATTATGCATTACAATTGACGCCCACCTTCCAGATTAAGGTCCCAGTCCCGACCTTGACTACTATGATCTTAATTATCTTTTTGTAaattatcatcaccatcacatGGTTGTACACTTCTTAATTTAGAGAATAACTTCTTATGTCCTGTTGTGCAGAGAAATTACAAGCATGATAGGATCATGGAAGGCCTTAATATTACTGACGAGATGTTAAGTTCGAACTCAGTTACCAGACAACTTAGTGATCAGATATCCCTAGCAAAAGCTTTTGTTGTCATTGCGAAAGAAAGTAACAATCTCCAATTTGCTTGGGAACTAAGTGCCCAAATCCGCAATTCACAGATTCTCCTTTCAAATGCCGCCACTAGGCGTGCTCCTTTAACAACCAGGGAATCAGAAAGCGCTATCCATGATATGGCATTATTGTTATACCAGGCCCAGCAGCTCCATTATGACAGTGCAACCATGATCATGAGATTCAAAGCAAAAATTCAAACTCTTGAAGAACAGATGAATTCTGTAAATGAAAAGAGTTCAAAATATGGACAAATAGCTGCTGAAGAAGTCCCAAAAAGCCTATACTGTCTTGGTGTCCGGTTGACAACAGAGCGGTTCAAAAACCTTAATTTGCAAAAGAAATTGAAGGACAGAAGGCACGCTGAGATGAAGCTTAAGGATAACAATCTTTACCACTTTTGTGTGTTCTCCGATAACATTCTTGCAACATCAGTTGTGGTCAATTCAACTGCAATCAATTCTAAAAATCCAAATATGATTGTTTTCCACCTTGTCACTGATGAAATAAATTATGCTGCGATGAAGGCATGGTTTACCATTAATGATTTTGGTGGGGTGACTGTGGAAGTTCAGAAGTTTGAAGACTTCAGTTGGTTAAATGCTTCATATGTTCCTGTGCTTAAGCAACTTCAAGACTCAGAAATTCAGAGCTACTATTTTTCTGGCAACAGTGATGATGGCAAGACACCTATCAAATTCCGTAACCCGAAATACCTTTCCATGCTTAACCACCTGAGGTTCTATATCCCTGAAGTTTTTCCTGCACTGAAGAAGGTGGTGTTCCTGGATGATGATGTCGTGGTTCAAAAGGATCTTTCTGGTCTTTTTTCCATTGATTTGAACGGGAATGTCAACGGAGCTGTTGAGACATGCATGGAGACATTTCATAGATACCATAAGTACTTGAACTATTCTCATCCACTTATACGTGCACATTTTGATCCTGATGCTTGTGGATGGGCATTTGGGATGAATGTATTTGATTTGGTTCAATGGAGGAAAAAGAATGTAACTGGCATCTACCACTACTGGCAGGAAAAGAATGTAGACCGGACTTTGTGGAAACTCGGTACCTTGCCACCTGGACTGTTGACATTTTATGGACTAACTGAGCCTTTGGACCCATCATGGCATGTATTAGGTTTTGGCTACACAAATGTTGATCCTCAGTTGATAGAGAGAGGTGCTGTACTGCACTTCAATGGGAACTCCAAACCATGGTTGAAGATTGGGATTGAAAAATACAAGCCCTTGTGGGAAAAATTTGTTGACTACTCCCATCCTTTATTGCAACAATGCAACTTCCATTGATTTTGTATTGATATTTATTTGGAACATCAAACCTTGGTGGGAGCTTCGGATTCAGAAGCAGTAGTTCCATTTGGTGGGGGCAAGGGGAATGCATGATTGACTATTCTGATCTTCTATTGCAAAGGTGGAACTTCTATTGGCTTGTGGAACTGGGAGGCTTGGTGATCCTTAAAAGGATAAGCAGATTGAGGTCTTAATTTTGCAGTCAGAAATGCTTTGTACAATGTTAAAGGTCAAGCATGTATGGTAGCTTTAAATTGATGTCTTCATTGATTCAGGATCTTCTGTTGTAGCATATAGATGTTTATTTGTCAAGTAATAGAGGGTATCAGTTTGTAGCTTTTTCTTGTAAGTGTTAAAATTTAAGTCAAGGTTGAGATCAACTGTAAACTTTTTATTCTTGTTGCCTTTCTTGCaaaagaaactactttatcatTTTAGTCTTGAGCTCGCTTGGATGCAAACCAAAAAAatac
This portion of the Lotus japonicus ecotype B-129 chromosome 3, LjGifu_v1.2 genome encodes:
- the LOC130746750 gene encoding probable galacturonosyltransferase 10, producing the protein MRRRAADFRRPVRRRVPDVFWWALCCSVVLLFIYILSKGNQIESRQVLSKRNYKHDRIMEGLNITDEMLSSNSVTRQLSDQISLAKAFVVIAKESNNLQFAWELSAQIRNSQILLSNAATRRAPLTTRESESAIHDMALLLYQAQQLHYDSATMIMRFKAKIQTLEEQMNSVNEKSSKYGQIAAEEVPKSLYCLGVRLTTERFKNLNLQKKLKDRRHAEMKLKDNNLYHFCVFSDNILATSVVVNSTAINSKNPNMIVFHLVTDEINYAAMKAWFTINDFGGVTVEVQKFEDFSWLNASYVPVLKQLQDSEIQSYYFSGNSDDGKTPIKFRNPKYLSMLNHLRFYIPEVFPALKKVVFLDDDVVVQKDLSGLFSIDLNGNVNGAVETCMETFHRYHKYLNYSHPLIRAHFDPDACGWAFGMNVFDLVQWRKKNVTGIYHYWQEKNVDRTLWKLGTLPPGLLTFYGLTEPLDPSWHVLGFGYTNVDPQLIERGAVLHFNGNSKPWLKIGIEKYKPLWEKFVDYSHPLLQQCNFH